From one Nocardioides sp. Kera G14 genomic stretch:
- a CDS encoding MBL fold metallo-hydrolase, translated as MANNCYLLECTASGERLLVDAADEAEGLLAWLKAQPGTGLASVLTTHQHWDHHRALAAVVEATGASTYAGAADADAITEATGVPIATTLEHGDTVTVGEVVLEVIALRGHTPGSIALLHTPQSGPPQLWTGDSLFPGGVGNTFGDAEAFTQLYDDVVARVFDRLPDETGFFPGHGDPSTLGAERPHLAEWRDRGW; from the coding sequence ATGGCGAACAACTGCTACCTGCTCGAGTGCACCGCCTCCGGCGAGCGCCTGCTGGTCGACGCGGCCGACGAGGCGGAGGGCCTGCTCGCGTGGCTCAAGGCGCAGCCGGGCACCGGCCTGGCGTCGGTCCTGACCACGCATCAGCACTGGGACCACCACCGTGCACTCGCCGCCGTCGTCGAGGCGACCGGGGCGTCGACGTACGCGGGGGCGGCGGATGCCGACGCGATCACCGAGGCGACGGGAGTCCCCATCGCCACGACGCTCGAGCACGGGGACACGGTCACGGTCGGCGAGGTCGTGCTCGAGGTGATCGCCCTGCGCGGCCACACCCCCGGCTCGATCGCCCTGCTCCACACTCCGCAGTCCGGTCCGCCGCAGCTCTGGACCGGGGACAGCCTCTTCCCCGGCGGCGTCGGCAACACGTTCGGTGACGCGGAGGCGTTCACCCAGCTCTATGACGACGTCGTGGCACGGGTGTTCGACCGACTGCCGGACGAGACCGGGTTCTTCCCCGGCCACGGCGACCCGTCCACGCTCGGCGCCGAGCGCCCGCATCTGGCGGAGTGGCGCGACCGGGGTTGGTAG
- a CDS encoding glycoside hydrolase family 6 protein, translating into MRGSGRATLVAVAVVCLVVTLLGGTSAVAKQGKRLDPRLTQPGYADTHSSAAVRGGPYASLGSVPQALWLGAAPVRTVRGQLRAYVRRAAARHRTPQVVLYAIPDRDCSGGGWASPRAYLRWVRAIASVLRGRHAIAVVEPDALAMEDRCGGAARLATLRAATRILAASRTWVYLDAGHSNWLTAETAAARLRQAGISYVRGFSLNVANFRPTPEAQAYGDAVAAALGAQGIPGKHFVIDTSRNGAAPLDTQWCNPPWARVGQRPAMLRTGSLDGLLWLKHPGESDGPCNGGPASGWSDLLAGRLLGRA; encoded by the coding sequence GTGCGGGGATCAGGGAGGGCCACCCTCGTGGCCGTGGCCGTCGTCTGTCTTGTCGTGACCCTGCTGGGCGGGACATCCGCGGTGGCGAAGCAGGGAAAGAGGCTCGACCCCCGGCTGACGCAGCCCGGCTACGCCGACACACACAGCTCTGCAGCGGTCCGCGGAGGCCCCTACGCCTCGCTCGGGTCGGTGCCACAGGCGCTCTGGCTGGGGGCGGCGCCGGTGCGGACGGTGCGGGGTCAGCTGCGCGCCTACGTCCGTAGAGCGGCGGCCAGGCACCGGACGCCACAGGTGGTCCTCTACGCGATCCCGGACCGGGACTGCTCGGGTGGAGGCTGGGCCAGCCCCAGGGCGTACCTCCGGTGGGTCCGGGCGATCGCCTCCGTCCTCCGGGGCCGTCATGCGATCGCCGTCGTCGAGCCGGATGCACTGGCCATGGAGGACCGGTGCGGAGGGGCCGCCCGGCTGGCGACGCTCCGCGCGGCGACGAGGATCCTCGCCGCGAGCCGCACCTGGGTCTACCTGGACGCCGGGCACAGCAACTGGCTCACGGCCGAGACGGCTGCTGCGAGGCTGCGGCAGGCCGGGATCAGCTACGTCCGCGGATTCAGCCTCAACGTCGCCAACTTCCGCCCCACCCCGGAGGCCCAGGCGTATGGCGATGCGGTGGCCGCCGCCCTCGGTGCTCAGGGGATACCCGGCAAGCACTTCGTCATCGACACCTCACGCAACGGCGCCGCGCCCCTGGACACCCAGTGGTGCAACCCGCCGTGGGCACGGGTGGGCCAGCGCCCGGCCATGCTCCGCACCGGAAGCCTCGACGGGCTGCTGTGGTTGAAGCACCCCGGCGAGAGTGACGGCCCCTGCAACGGCGGTCCGGCCTCGGGCTGGAGCGACCTCCTCGCTGGCCGCCTCCTCGGCCGCGCCTGA
- the map gene encoding type I methionyl aminopeptidase, which yields MIELRTPTQIEQMKPAGRFVADVLLALQEKAAVGVNLLELDALAHRMIKDAGAESCYIDYHPSFGAMPFGYVLCTSVNDAVLHGLPHDYVLQDGDLLSVDFAASLGGWVSDSALSVVVGNADPKDLKLIEATTQALDAGIAAAQAGNRIGDISHAIEVVAKRNGLKVNTQFGGHGVGRTMHGDPHIPNAGKAGRGYKLEPGLVIAIEPWFLHTTDQIYIDPDGWTIKSQDGSRGAHMEHTVAITADGPLVLTAR from the coding sequence GTGATCGAGCTCCGCACCCCGACCCAGATCGAGCAGATGAAGCCCGCCGGGCGATTCGTCGCCGACGTACTCCTCGCCCTGCAGGAGAAGGCAGCGGTCGGAGTGAACCTGCTGGAGCTCGACGCCCTCGCGCACCGGATGATCAAGGACGCCGGTGCGGAGTCCTGCTACATCGACTACCACCCCAGCTTCGGGGCGATGCCCTTCGGCTACGTGCTCTGCACCAGCGTCAACGACGCCGTTCTGCACGGCCTCCCCCACGACTACGTCCTCCAGGACGGGGACCTGCTCAGCGTGGACTTCGCGGCGAGCCTCGGCGGCTGGGTCTCCGACAGCGCCCTCAGCGTCGTGGTCGGCAACGCCGACCCCAAGGACCTCAAGCTCATCGAGGCCACGACCCAGGCCCTCGACGCCGGGATCGCCGCAGCCCAGGCCGGCAACCGGATCGGCGACATCAGCCACGCGATCGAGGTCGTCGCCAAACGCAACGGACTCAAGGTCAACACCCAGTTCGGCGGTCACGGCGTCGGTCGCACCATGCACGGCGACCCGCACATCCCGAACGCGGGTAAGGCCGGTCGTGGCTACAAGCTCGAGCCCGGCCTCGTCATCGCGATCGAGCCGTGGTTCCTGCACACGACCGACCAGATCTACATCGACCCGGACGGCTGGACGATCAAGTCGCAGGACGGCTCCCGCGGCGCCCACATGGAGCACACCGTCGCCATCACCGCCGACGGACCGCTCGTCCTCACGGCTCGTTGA